tttttatgaatcaaaaaggggctaaggacatgcaaaattcgaaaatcaaaagaaaaacaaaagcatgcaattgataccaaacttaaaatatgaaactagactcaactaagaactctaaaccaacaaaaataaaacagtcctaatctaagcaacaaaataaaccgtcagttgtccaaactcaacaatccccggcaacggcgccaaaaacttggtgcgcgaaattgtgatcactacaacttcacacaactaaccagcaagtgcactgggtcgtccaagtaataccttacgtgagtaagggtcgatctcacggagattgttggtatgaagcaagctatggtcaccttgtaaatctcagtcaggcagactcaattgggtgtAGGTAATAAACGaaaaagcataaagataaagatagagatacttatgtatatcattggtaagagcttcagataagcgaatgaagatgccttcccttccgtctctctgctttcctactgtcttcatccaatccttcttactcctttccatggcaagctcgtgtagggtttcaccgttgtcaatggctacctcccatcctcgcagtgaaagctaatgctcacgcactctgtcacagtacggccaatcaccggttggttcccgctcctactggaatagaacccattgattcttttgcgttgtcactacgcccagcaggttacaagtttgaagcacgtcacagtcattcaatcattgaatcctactcagaataccacagacaaggttagaccttccggattctcttgaatgccgccatcagttctcgcctataccacgaagactccggttaaagaatccaagagatattcactagagccttgattgcttgtagaacaagaatggttgtcagtcaccttgttcataagtgagaatgatgatgagtgtcacggatcatcacattcatcaagttggagaacaagtgatatcttggacaaagaacaagcggaattgaatagaagaacaatagtaattgcattaatactcgaggtacagcagagctccacaccttaatctatggtgtgtagaaactccaccgttgaaaatacataagaacaagagtgatcattggtttcggccctagagagggaaccagaagaaccaagatgaaaatacaatagtaaaaggtcctatatatagaaaactagtagcctaaggtgtacaaagatgagtaaatgacataaaaatccacttctgggcccacttggtgtgtgcttgggctgagcaacgaagtaatttcgtgtagagactcttcttggagttaaacgccagcttttatgccagtttgggcgtttaactcccatttaggtgccagttccggcgtttaacgctggaatttctgagggtgactttgaacgctggtttgggccatcaaatcttgaacaaagtatggactattatatattgctggaaagcccaggatgtctactttccaacgccgttgagagcgcgccaattgggcttctgtagctccagaaaatccacttcgagtgcagggaggtcagaatccaacagcatctgcagtccttttgagtctctggatcagatttttgctcagatccctcaatttcagccagaaaatacctgaaatcacagaaaaacacacaaactcatagtaaagtccagaaaagtgaattttaactaaaaactaataaaaatataataaaaactcaactaaaactaccaaaaacatactaaaaacaatgccaaaaagcgtacaaattatccgctcatcaatatggcaattattttaaatgacaattaaaataaataaataaatgtaaaacaaacttttggcaaggtgtgagaaattggaagtccagactttgTTATTCTtagcaataataatgaaagttgaatcttaattccacttagttgaCCTTTGCTagagcaaaggaaagtcaagggactaattagtttgaccttcgaatcctatttatttcctaagaaaaaaggttgggattattgaagttcagttcaattagcaaagataacagttatcaattatgttaagctaagataactcctgagttactgatttcttaaccaagaccaaaaggaaggaaattaaatctacCAGAATAAAATATCTTCGGATTGGGGATAATCAATAacataaacaaaagaaaacaatatcaaactgaaatacctcaaatatcattaaataaggaaatcatcatgaatgtggcataagccaaataggcaacataactaatataaACATTTACGTatctgaaaataagaaataaatataaagcaaaagaacattgaacctggtaAAAGATAATCCTTGAAgtaataaaaattctaaatctaaatcctaatcctaaagagagagaggagagaacctctctccaactaaacctaaatcatggaaagtgaattatgaaaagcttgatgagtctctgcaagttctctgactttaatctgtgtttctgggccaaaaactgggttgaaatccggCCCAGAATATCTGCCAGcaacttttgtaattctgcagatcgcgcacgtcacgcagatgcgtcgtccacgcgttcgcgtcacttagcatttctcgtaccacgcgtgcgcgtcgtccacgctttcgcgttgttcgtgcagcttccaatccgcgcggtcgcatcaggcacgcgaacgcgttACTCTGATTTCtcccatttcgcgcggtcgcgttagccatgcgatcgcgtgacttctcgctggtcatctcctcaattccttgtattccttccatttttgcatgcttcctcttcattctctaagtcattcctaccctataaagcctgaaacacttaacacacaaatcaaggcatcgaatggtaataagagaggattaagattagctaaattaagaccaaagaagcatgttttcaatcatagaactaaactaggaaggaattgtaaaatcatgcaaatcatatgaataagtgggtgaaaagcttgataaaaccactcaattaaatgcaatataaaccatgaaatagtggtttatcaaccgcCTTCCTCTTTGCTCTACacctttgacttcatgtccctttctcttctccctttttcaggctggccaccagaacgggtaaagagaaagcttctacaaagagcaacagctgaggaaccacaacacCTGCCCACCTGTActtctcagcatgcaccgaggacggtgcaatctttaagtgtgaggaggtcgataccgatctccacggattagttagtcccttctcaacaccaatttttgtttttcattgttgcatttgcatgtttgattgcatgtttattttttgtgcatattttaccacttggttaaagtgatattttctttttcaagaaatttttatagtatttcactaatttgaataaaactttttgaaaaacttgtttgaagaaatattattttggaacatagtttagagctcgaacacacaaaacctgtgagattttttagcctatttgaattggttgcattttaccaaccaatattttatttttggtgtgtgtttttctctctaaaattgtgatctttgtcttgctcaattctatatttccatcaattgatgtatgcatgcacttatatgattgaggccctgtttcactgagcttacatacccatatggccttatccttttattatcctttgcaaaccaatttgagcctaatatacccctttgttctttactttagcacatcatttaactctaagcgaaaaacaataatatccctaaatttgaatccttagttagcttagactagtaaaagtgctcatgatttaagtgtggggaagatagatttgaaaatatttggtttgaataattgggtgttgtatattttagtgaaaatgtgcaaaataatagttgagcacatattattgcattcaatactttaatcatatgcattgaaaaaaaaagtgaaaaagaaaaagaaaagagcaaataataaaaaggggacaaaatgccccaaagtaagtgttggtatcaatgcatatgtactaaACTCAATTTTAGGATGCATGAACATATGGAAAGCACAATTAATGGGAAGTTAGAGtttgcattttaattaaatggattgtcttaagttaggtggaaagtttatgttaattaaggattcagattttagtccacttggccaaatacaatcctaccgtGACCCTAACCctattacaacccttaaaagaccttttgatttgtgtattggtgcattaaatttttgttgattgttagatgaagagcaagccataaaaagcaagattagtagagaattgagagaattgaccctagacacttgagagttagagtgatatacactaccagtaagggttcagcgctcaattctatgttccctgctttcataagctatcttcttcttgcaagttattcaTATTGTATTATGTGATTTgtattagtgaaatccagtccATATTTGTTCtggaaagatttatttactctttcaccaagtaggtagaatcatctCTGCAtctagttgcattcacattcataggttgcattgcatggcATTCCACCACTTTAACCTTACTTTTTACCTTGGatatagcatgaggacatgctattgtttaagtgtggggaggttgataaacacatattttatgatatattttgtgcttagtttgagtgatttattcaatccttcacccacttattcatattaattgcatggttttactttcccttccttattatgtgatgtatgttaaaaacatgtttcctatgctttaaaattaattaatttaattaccttttattatcattcgatgccgtgatttgtgtgttgagtagtttcagatcttctaaggcaggaatgacttaaagaatggaaaaggaaacatacaaaaatggaaggaaagcgtAAAACAGAGTTTTGGAGAAACTGGcatccacgcgaccgcatggacGATGCGGCCGCATACCAAGCGCGAagaagcagcgacgcggccgcatgactgacgtgaCCGTGCACCTAAAGAAGAACACCTATGACGCGGCcacatgactgacgcgaccgcgcgataAGAAAAACTCCAatcgacgcgaccgcgtgacccacgcggacgcgtgacagaggccacgcaccagaaattgcagaaaacgctcatagCGAATTCTGAAGCCtttttttggcccaaatccaagtctagaaggcatagaccagaggttatgaagtgggagaatgcatccattgGGGGAGTCTCCAATTTTgagtcactttccatgatttagatttagttttgagagaggttctctactctctctcttaggattaggatttagattATGATTTTAATTGCTTCAAGGATTATCTTTTTACCAGGTTCATATTCCTTTTTCATTACTTGTTTTCTCAATTTAGTTATGAATTCTTCCATGTTACAGACTACTTTTttgaattaatgttatttgaggtatttcagtttaatattgctttctttatttatgccattgattattcccaatctgaagatgttcttattccagtagatttaatttccttcctttttggtcttggttaagaaatcagtaactcaggagttatcttagctcaacataattgataactgttatcttgctaattgaactgaacttcaataatcccaaccttttcttaggaaataaataggattcgaaggtctaactaattagtcccttgactttcctttactttagcaagggttaactaagtagagTTAAGATttaactttcattattattgataagaataactaagtctggacttctaatttctcacaccttgccaaaagtttgctttacagtatttatttattttgattgccatttaaattaattGCCATATTCACTCCTCATTCTTGAAACCCCAAATTTAcaatcttcataaccaataataagaacatacttccctgcaattctttgagaagacgacccgaggtttaaatacttcggttatcaatttatttaggggtttattacttgtgacaaccaaaacgtttgcacgaagggatttctgttggtttagaatctatatctacaacgcgactatttttataaaattctttactagcaaaaaatCCTCTCGTCAATGGGTTTTTGTCCTACCTGATCCTGTTCTGTCCTACAATAATCTGCATCGAATTCGCTTCGCTTTTATTTATGGATAGTAAAATGTTAAATCCTAATCCGCTTCTATGAGTACATGTTCTGTTCCTATCCGttcctataattattaaaatttaacaaatcaaattaaattttaaaatttatataactatcATTATATAtgtaacataaattaaagtaaaaatttaaatattatacaatattattaatcattttattaattattttatatatattacatatattatatattaaaagtatatattatatatatattaggacGGATAGGAACAGATTTAACTTAAACCCGACCTCGTCTCATTCTGTCCAAAAACCCGTCCCGTTAAAAACTTATCCAGTATGAGGACGAGTAATTATCCGTTTCAAACAACGGGATAGATATCCACGGATTTAGATAGTGTTATCACTCCTAGATAAAAATAggaatataattttttagaattgaaTTCACTTTAGGTAAAATGGCAACATAATTCTTATTGTGACATTGACGATAATATTGTGTGATTTACGCCGTGAATTGACGATAATATTATGACTTACTAGTAGGTTATGACCTACATGATAAATTTGGAATATCAAAATAGCagcaagaattaattataatattctaattctaattttagcactataaaaaaatagcatttgtataaaaaaattgttacaaaaatttctaatttgtttgcaaaataaatttgtaacaaaagtaaataattgacgattttcatttttcaaaacaaaaaaaaataagtaagaCGATTTCAATTTTTACAATCACTCTGACGGCTAAAACAGTATACTTAACCTATTTTTTACATTATAAATCAAAGaaaataatttcataaatttCGAATACATTCTtagatatttaatatttaatatctaTCCCATGAACAACATGTGAGATGGGACTGACATAGATGTTGGTTGTTAAAAAATTCATGTAACATTATTAAATCCAAAATTAGATTGTCACCTACAATTCAAACTTTTTTCGTAGAAAGTAGAAACTATACTGGAGCTTGTCCAAATTTATTTaaacgaaaaattaaaaaaggcgaagtttaaactttaaatattGGGTTTGCCGTGGCTCTAGTGGTTGGAACTCGCTCAACGGCTATCCCAAGCTATGCTACAGTACTACACTATATACTCTCAAATAGCCGTTGCCACTTCACCTTCtcttttcaatttaaatttctcTTCATCACTCTCACACCACTCTCTCACAACAATAAGAACGCGAAGgggaaagaaaggaaaaatcACCGAAAAGCAAACAACTCGAAAAGGATCTCTTTCCTCAGATTCTCGGATTTTATTCTGCTTCTCCCCTCAGCTCAGACTCACCACCACAAGGTATATTATCCTCTCACGTTTTGCACTTTAACGTTACTTCGgtagtttaaaaaaataaaatcacatgtcaacaagtgtttttttttttattctaatgtCTGTTTTGGGTTTGATTTTGCCAGGTTAAAAGAAAATGATGCCAATAACGCCAGATCAGTGCAGCAAGAAAGTTGGATCAGGGATGACGGCGTCACCGTCTCCGTTTCTAACGCCTCGACCAGAACGACGTCGACCTGATTCAAGAGGCTCGGATCGGAACTCTAATAAGAACCACCGTCACGAAAAAGATAGCGAGACTAATGTCCAAGTTTTACTTCGCTGCAGGtcctcatcttcttcttcatgaatTTTACCTTGTGCTTCGCAATTTCGAGATTTTTTTCTTCATATATGTATTATATTGTGTTAGATTTTGGACCTGGCAACCTAGCAACTAGCATTAGTTTTATGATCCAAGCTTCGTGTACTATGTTTTATCTGTGGTGTATAgtaagaattttgaattttgaattttgaactTTGTATTGCAGATTTGTGTGTCTTTTATTGATTGTTAACTAGCCATGGAATCTCTCTGAATGTTTGGTTTGGTTTACTTTGGATTAGCATTTTAGGGTTAATAGATGTTATCATTGAGACAAGAAATGTTGTATTTCTCCAAATTAGGGCTTAGCTAACATGCTCTTGGAttgttgttttatttattttaatttattcagGCCATTAAGCGATGATGAACAGAAGTCGAATGTTCCTAAAGTGGTGACATGTAATGAAAACAAAAGGGAAGTTACTGTTATGCAGACTCTAGCAAACAAGCAAATAGATAGAGTATTCACCTTTGACAAGGTATGCAATACTTGCTTTGCTTCTATTTTTTAATGAGCTATCTTACTTTGATGTGAATTTCTTAATTGTAGCATAGTGTGATCATTCTTTGGTTAACATTTCTTGATCCTGTTTATTTGGCAAGGTTTTTGGACCTAAAGCACAGCAAAGATCAATCtatgaccaagcaattgcaccAATTGTCAATGAAGTTCTTGATGGATTCAATTGCACTGTCTTTGCTTATGGCCAAACTGGGACTGGTAAAACTTATACAATGGAGGGTGGGATGAGAACTAAGGTATACAATACACTATGTGCCACTGCCCTCATTTCCTGATGCTTGTTAAAATGGTGtagtgtttttcttttttatcaaAGAAATTGTATCTAATGACATGATTAATCTGTTTAGGGTGGTGATTTGCCTGCTGAGGCTGGTGTTATTCCACGAGCAGTTCGCCAGATTTTTGACATTTTGGAGGCACAAAATGCTGACTACAGCATGAAAGTGACTTTCCTTGAGCTTTATAATGAGGAAATAACTGATTTGTTGTCCCCAGATGACAATTCTAAGCCCATGGAAGAAAAACAGAAGAAGCCTATAAACCTTATGGAAGATGGAAAGGGTTGTGTGTTCGTGAGAGGCCTTGAAGAAGAATCAGTTTACAGTGTAAATGAAATTTATACCCTGTTGGAACGTGGAGCATCGAAAAGGCGCACTGCAGAGACGCTGCTTAATAAGAGAAGCAGGTAGACCTGGTTTCCTTCAACTAAATTTGTTACATTTCTTGTTATTCGAATGTCTTTTAATGAATATTATTTTGTTGCAGCCGTTCCCATTCAGTGTTCACTATTACTGTCTATGTGAAAGAAACAGTAATTGGTGATGAGGAGTTAATTAAATGTGGCAAGCTTAATCTTGTTGATTTGGCGGGATCAGAAAACATATTGCGGTCAGGAGCACGTGAGGTAATGAAGAGCTTCCTCCTTTATCTCACCTTTTTGTGATTAGTGCTGCATGGTAATATGTAATTGCAATTTGTCTTTTTATAAATGAGATAGATATAGAGCAACGGGGGGTAATGAAGTGCTTCCTCCTTTATCATCTCAGCTTTTTGTGATTAGTGCTGCATGGTATTATATAATTGCAATTTGTCTTTTTATAAATGAGATAGATGTAGAGCAACGTGGTAAGAGAAAATGATCAAAATATGGGTCATATTTGTCACTAAGTTAACTTTTCCAGATATATCAGCAGTGGATTACCTTCTCCAACTATAACTTGTTTCTCTTTGTCTATCAAAATATGAGGACTATACTTGTTTCTCAAGTATGCAACTGAATGTTAATATTATTGAAGCATTAAATATCAGCATATCTTCAATGCTGTGTGACAAAATTTGCAGGGACGTGCTAGAGAAGCAGGGGAGATAAACAAAAGCTTACTCACCCTCGGACGTGTCATAAATGCACTTGTGGAACATTCTCCCCATGTGCCTTACAGGTTCACCATAACACCATGTTCCTGTGCTGTTCAGAATTTGAAAGACATGTATCTTATATTATGCATGCCACTTGGTATTGTTTATTGTTTCAGGGACAGTAAGCTTACTAGGATTTTGAGAGATTCCTTAGGGGGtaaaacaaaaacatgcataATTGCTACTATTTCACCATCTACTTATTGTTTGGAAGAAACATTAAGTACACTAGATTATGCTAGTCGTGCCAAAAACATCAAGAATAAGCCTGAGGTCAGTTATTAAATGcagtttttatcttttttttttttaaatttactttaTCATTTTAATTTGCTTTGTGGTGAATGTcacttcttattcttttaacAGGCAAACCAAAAAGTTTCAAAGGCTGTTTTGTTGAAGGACTTGTATATGGAAATTGAGAGAATGAAAGAAGGTACATTCAACATTATCATCTTAAGTTTTGGAATATAGGGAGAATCTTGTATCAAACCTTTTTTCCAAAATGAATGCAGATGTGCGGGCTGCTAGGGAAAAGAATGGTGTATACATTTCTCACGAAAGATTTGCCAAGGAAGAAGCTGAAAAGAAGGTCAAGCATACTTGTTTTCAATATCTACATATCTGCCTAATGTTACAATAGGTTTCGTCTTAATTTTATTTACATCATTCTCTGATAAGAATAATAAGATTAAGGATGTCTACACTCCCAAGTTTTTAGCAGAAAGCTCAAATAATAAGGCAATTGACCTCAAATAATGTCCTCAAAAGATTTAGGATGTTCTGTATCTTGTGATATTACCTATTTCAGTTTCCGCAATCTAATATTGGCTTGTTATCTATTCAGGCAAAAGATGAGAGGATAGAGCAATTAGATAATGACCTCAGCCTTAGTCAAAAGGTATTCCCTGGAGTATATCAGGTTGACATTTTTCTATTCTGTCCCCAAATCTtgtcaataattaattttaatttcaggAAGTTGACAAGTTCCGTGAGCTCTATCTAACAGAGCAAGAACAGAAACTAGATTTGGAATGTGAACTGAAGGATTGCAAGGTGCGTGGAGGCAAAACCTTTTTTCTCTATTGCTAATCACTTAAAAGTTTCAGATTAAGAGTATCTTATCTCAAATTAAACTACCGCTTCaggaaaaattagaaaaaactAGCAACACCTTGCAAGATCTCCAAGAGAACTACAGGCTGGTAGTTtcaacattgaaggagaaggaACATACAATTTCCAAGCTACTGAAATCAGGTTTATCAATTGTCACATGCTGGCACATTTGTGCTGTTTTTGTTCAGTATATAtgatttcctttattttatctCCAACAGAAAATGCCTTAGTTGGGCGTGCGAAGGAAATGTGTACTGATCTGCAGATCGCATCAGATCATATTGATTCACTATCCTCAAAATTAGGTATGATTTACTTTGCTCTGAACTTTGATGACCACCATAAGAAATTTTCTTCACAGGAAATGCTCTGAACTATACAGGTTTTTGCAGGATATATACTTTCTTTTCTTAAGTATCTTATTTTGTTAATCTCACAGATCAAAAAGAAAGGATGGAGGCAGAAAATCAAAAGATAATATTGAATTTTGGTTCTCTTCTAAACGAGGGCCTAAAAGACTTGCAGACAACCATTGCTGGGTCTATTAGTCAACAGCAGAAACAACTGAGGTGCATGGAAGATCATGTCTCCTCATTCCTCACCAGTAAATGTGAAGTAAGAAAAATGGATAAAAGAAAtcttatttcaatttcaatctatGTTTGCCATATTTCTATTCATTTTCTAACTAGCAGCAATCTTTCATCAGGCTACACAATCTCTAGAATCAAGGATCAAGAAAATGACTGAGATTTATACTTCAGGAGTAGAGACCTTGAAAGGTCTAGCCAATACATTACATATGAAAGCTTCGTCTGATATGGAGCAGATGCAGTCTCAAGTTTCATCACAGGCATTGGCTGTTGAGGAGGTAAGAGCTCATGCAGATATTGCTTGGTTTTGTTAGATACCAAAACATGGTTACGCAAATGGGTTAACTCGACTTAAATTTAACTAAAGTTTACTCAGCAAAATTTGGTTTATTTCAAATGCTCACATCCACCTTAGTTGGACAGTCGGTGTTGATTGTTCATGAATAATGGACAGTCGGTGTTGATTGTTCATGAATAATGGATAGATTGGTTTTACGGTTTATGATTGGATTGTGTATTTAATGAAATTTAATGGTTCCTTTGCTTTTTACTTTAACTTTCAATCCCTTTCTCTCTTTTGTAGTTTCTTGGTACTGCTGTTCATGAAGCCAACGATGTTATATGCAATATCCAGAATTCTCTTGCTGAGCAAAAGCAGCTACTAGCTTTCTCTATccaacaacaagaagaagtacGTTCTACTTAcaacttttcaattttttcttcgGTAAAAATATTA
The genomic region above belongs to Arachis stenosperma cultivar V10309 chromosome 5, arast.V10309.gnm1.PFL2, whole genome shotgun sequence and contains:
- the LOC130982775 gene encoding kinesin-like protein KIN-5B, encoding MMPITPDQCSKKVGSGMTASPSPFLTPRPERRRPDSRGSDRNSNKNHRHEKDSETNVQVLLRCRPLSDDEQKSNVPKVVTCNENKREVTVMQTLANKQIDRVFTFDKVFGPKAQQRSIYDQAIAPIVNEVLDGFNCTVFAYGQTGTGKTYTMEGGMRTKGGDLPAEAGVIPRAVRQIFDILEAQNADYSMKVTFLELYNEEITDLLSPDDNSKPMEEKQKKPINLMEDGKGCVFVRGLEEESVYSVNEIYTLLERGASKRRTAETLLNKRSSRSHSVFTITVYVKETVIGDEELIKCGKLNLVDLAGSENILRSGAREGRAREAGEINKSLLTLGRVINALVEHSPHVPYRDSKLTRILRDSLGGKTKTCIIATISPSTYCLEETLSTLDYASRAKNIKNKPEANQKVSKAVLLKDLYMEIERMKEDVRAAREKNGVYISHERFAKEEAEKKAKDERIEQLDNDLSLSQKEVDKFRELYLTEQEQKLDLECELKDCKEKLEKTSNTLQDLQENYRLVVSTLKEKEHTISKLLKSENALVGRAKEMCTDLQIASDHIDSLSSKLDQKERMEAENQKIILNFGSLLNEGLKDLQTTIAGSISQQQKQLRCMEDHVSSFLTSKCEATQSLESRIKKMTEIYTSGVETLKGLANTLHMKASSDMEQMQSQVSSQALAVEEFLGTAVHEANDVICNIQNSLAEQKQLLAFSIQQQEEGLQQSLTSARVVSEATVNFFNDIHLRSSSVMEILEETHIERSNHLTNFEKKFEEDAVREEEKALEEIVAILARLTSNRITMVSEASRNMQVMSTKQSERLQHEMFSIQQVSKDATKELCEYVENAKCHFVEQIFSANEIKSSMENSLLDCSKKVDCSRLQWESAHMSLNNIHKHSLVKFESTVKDNIIKNDALNRDCVSASLTLDSDYTAGTRNLLTDVNGALMLDHETKREIDSMTKQWLEQLNSVQQKHDENISNISVQADKSLVLDYVVDKNTSPTSYKRTVVPSHASIEKMRTQITEDGSTPNHTKWESKIPLPSASPNRTPFANVN